A single window of Candidatus Hydrogenedentota bacterium DNA harbors:
- the trpC gene encoding indole-3-glycerol phosphate synthase TrpC, giving the protein MILDPILENKRIEVAARKKLVPLRELEERIAMNRKPRDFRSALRQDGISLIAEIKRASPSKGDILPGVDAVEIAALYEQTGARAISVLTDEKYFKGKLDDLTNVHRHVHIPCLRKEFIVDEYQIHEARAAEADAILLIVRCLSDEELKDFSKVAKTLGMEVLVETHTAKEIERALNAGAHIIGINNRDLDTLEVDVNRSLELKKLVPGGNILVSESGIYTRSQVQKLEDGGVDAILVGESLLTSNDIRAKIQELLGHDAG; this is encoded by the coding sequence ATGATTCTTGATCCCATCCTCGAAAACAAGCGCATCGAAGTAGCCGCGCGCAAGAAGCTGGTGCCCCTCCGCGAGCTGGAAGAGCGTATCGCCATGAACCGCAAGCCGCGGGACTTTCGCTCCGCCCTCCGTCAGGATGGCATCAGCCTGATCGCGGAGATCAAGCGCGCCTCGCCCTCCAAGGGCGACATTCTTCCCGGTGTGGACGCGGTGGAAATTGCCGCCCTCTACGAGCAGACCGGCGCACGCGCCATTTCGGTGTTGACGGACGAGAAATACTTCAAGGGCAAGCTGGACGATCTTACGAACGTACACCGCCACGTTCACATTCCCTGCCTGCGCAAAGAATTTATCGTGGATGAATACCAGATTCACGAAGCGCGTGCGGCCGAGGCCGACGCCATCCTGCTGATCGTGCGCTGCCTGAGCGACGAGGAATTGAAGGACTTCTCCAAGGTTGCCAAGACCCTGGGCATGGAAGTGCTGGTGGAGACCCACACCGCGAAAGAAATCGAGCGGGCGTTGAACGCCGGTGCGCATATTATCGGTATCAACAACCGCGATCTCGACACCCTGGAGGTGGACGTGAACCGGAGCCTGGAGTTGAAGAAGCTCGTTCCGGGCGGAAACATCCTCGTAAGCGAAAGCGGCATCTACACCCGCAGTCAGGTGCAGAAGCTGGAAGACGGCGGCGTGGATGCCATCCTGGTCGGCGAATCCCTGCTGACGAGCAACGATATCCGTGCAAAGATTCAAGAATTGCTGGGCCATGACGCGGGTTAA
- the trpD gene encoding anthranilate phosphoribosyltransferase, which yields MIHDALSRVVRREDLSRPEAASLMRVLMGGEASPSLVGAILTALAMKGETVEEIAGMAETMRALATAIPATARPLVDTCGTGGDHSGTFNISTTAAFVTAGAGVHVAKHGNRSASSLCGSADVLEALGVNLDLGPEKVAECIDQIGIGFLFARNLHTAMKHVGPIRAELKLRTVFNILGPLTNPAGADGQVMGVFDRGLIAPLAEVLLQLGSRHVFIVAGSDGLDELTLTGPSFVAEGCAGDVKCYEVMPEQFGLARADAATLKGGDAAENAAILRAVLSGEAGPRRDIVLLNAAPALVAGGKAASLEEGIRVAQASIDSGAALNKLEELIRKTHDS from the coding sequence ATGATTCATGACGCACTTTCGCGCGTGGTACGGCGCGAGGATCTGAGTCGTCCCGAGGCGGCTTCCCTCATGCGGGTGCTCATGGGCGGCGAAGCCTCACCGAGCCTGGTGGGGGCGATCCTGACGGCGCTGGCGATGAAGGGGGAGACGGTGGAGGAGATCGCGGGGATGGCCGAAACCATGCGGGCCCTGGCCACCGCAATTCCGGCGACCGCGCGACCTTTGGTGGACACGTGTGGAACCGGTGGCGACCATTCCGGGACTTTCAACATATCCACCACGGCGGCCTTCGTGACCGCCGGCGCCGGGGTCCACGTGGCCAAGCACGGCAACCGCAGCGCCAGCAGCCTGTGCGGCAGCGCGGACGTACTCGAAGCCCTCGGGGTCAATCTCGACCTGGGCCCGGAGAAAGTGGCGGAATGTATTGACCAGATCGGAATCGGCTTTCTCTTTGCCCGGAATCTGCATACCGCCATGAAACATGTGGGACCTATTCGCGCGGAACTGAAGCTGCGGACGGTGTTTAACATCCTCGGCCCATTGACCAATCCGGCCGGTGCGGACGGCCAGGTGATGGGCGTCTTTGATCGCGGCCTGATTGCGCCACTGGCCGAGGTGCTGCTTCAATTGGGCAGCCGCCACGTGTTTATCGTGGCCGGCTCCGACGGGCTGGATGAATTGACCTTGACCGGGCCCAGTTTCGTAGCCGAAGGCTGCGCGGGCGACGTGAAGTGTTATGAAGTAATGCCGGAACAGTTCGGACTCGCCCGGGCCGATGCGGCCACCCTGAAGGGGGGCGATGCCGCGGAGAACGCTGCCATTCTGCGGGCGGTGCTTTCGGGCGAGGCGGGACCCCGTCGTGACATTGTGCTCTTGAACGCGGCCCCGGCCCTGGTGGCTGGTGGCAAGGCGGCCTCCCTCGAAGAGGGGATCCGCGTGGCCCAGGCGTCGATTGATTCCGGCGCGGCGTTGAATAAATTGGAAGAATTGATTCGAAAAACCCATGATTCTTGA
- a CDS encoding restriction endonuclease subunit S, whose translation MKKLGDVCRTGAGGTPSKLNKEYYENGTIPWLMSGEIAQGDIRQSTQFISELGLKNSSAKVFPCNTVLVAMYGATAGQVGILRMEAATNQAVCGILPNAEFVPEFVYFFMLSQKEGLVSQATGNAQPNISQEKIRNTRIPVPPLAEQQRIVAFLDEAFAGIATARANAEKNLQNARALFESHINAVFTQRGEGWVEKRLGEICAITSNLVDPKDEAYLDQLHVGAGNIQSKTGALLDLKSARMEGLISGKFPFDPSMVLYSKIRPYLMKVARPSFSGVCSADMYPLTPVEAVVTRDYLFHLLLSKPFTDYAIEGSARAGMPKVNRDHLFEYRVWIPNLEAQQAIALELDQLHVEAQRLESIYRRKIAALDEMKKSLLHEAFSIDR comes from the coding sequence GTGAAGAAGCTGGGGGACGTTTGTCGAACCGGGGCTGGCGGAACGCCATCGAAATTGAACAAGGAATACTACGAGAATGGGACAATTCCGTGGCTCATGAGTGGTGAGATTGCCCAAGGTGACATCCGGCAATCGACTCAGTTCATTAGTGAGTTGGGGCTAAAGAACTCGTCCGCAAAGGTATTTCCATGCAATACGGTACTGGTCGCAATGTACGGAGCTACCGCTGGGCAGGTCGGCATTCTTCGTATGGAGGCAGCAACGAACCAGGCTGTCTGCGGAATACTACCAAACGCGGAATTCGTTCCGGAGTTTGTTTATTTCTTCATGCTATCCCAGAAAGAGGGGCTTGTAAGTCAAGCGACTGGAAACGCACAGCCGAATATTTCACAGGAGAAGATTCGCAACACCCGCATCCCCGTCCCCCCGCTCGCCGAACAGCAGCGGATCGTTGCCTTCCTCGACGAAGCCTTTGCGGGCATCGCCACCGCCCGGGCCAACGCCGAAAAGAACCTCCAGAACGCCCGCGCCCTCTTCGAAAGCCACATCAACGCTGTCTTCACCCAGCGCGGCGAGGGGTGGGTGGAGAAGCGACTGGGGGAAATTTGCGCAATCACGTCAAATCTTGTCGATCCAAAAGATGAAGCGTACTTAGACCAATTGCATGTTGGGGCTGGGAATATCCAGTCCAAGACTGGTGCCCTCCTGGATCTCAAAAGTGCCCGAATGGAGGGGTTGATATCAGGCAAGTTCCCCTTTGATCCGTCCATGGTTCTCTACAGCAAGATCAGGCCATATCTGATGAAGGTCGCGCGCCCGAGTTTCAGTGGTGTGTGTAGCGCGGATATGTATCCGCTAACCCCTGTTGAGGCTGTGGTGACCCGCGATTACCTCTTCCATCTTTTGCTGAGCAAGCCGTTCACGGATTACGCAATCGAAGGTTCGGCGCGTGCCGGCATGCCAAAGGTGAACCGCGATCACCTCTTTGAGTATCGCGTGTGGATTCCAAACCTCGAAGCACAACAAGCGATTGCTCTAGAGCTTGACCAACTTCACGTGGAAGCCCAACGCCTCGAATCCATCTACCGGCGCAAGATCGCCGCGCTGGACGAGATGAAGAAGTCGCTGCTTCACGAAGCGTTTTCAATCGACCGTTGA
- the mgtE gene encoding magnesium transporter, which produces MEDTETLESWERIEALAATQDRAALDAYLEVLTPGEVARAFSRLEDEALRSVLVLLSPETAADLIEELSDTQGSDLMEALPVEEAAAIVDEMESHHRADILGEMSEDDAEAILQAMDPEEAKDARKLLEYHESEAGGIMATEFVSYPQDTSVAEVLNDFRANAERYSDYGVQYAYVNSENGTLIGVVRLRDLVLAPAWKTLQQIMIANPLYLQSDAPLQEVAQFFDRYPFYSVPVTDPDLKMVGVIWRADAEEAVGEGHEKSLMRFGGIIGGEELRSMPAGERVSRRIMWLGVNLPLSMIAAFTLPIFEKTILGFPAVLFFIPIIGNLCGCSGNQAVAVSIRELTLGLIQPQDFWRVLRKEFEVGLINGAVLGTTIALVALGLDYVRGSHAPLVALFVGVAFFVNTINAVCLGGIVPLALRKLKLDPALGAPPVLTTLTDLCGFFILLALTTLALHHGLLEVPAP; this is translated from the coding sequence ATGGAAGACACCGAGACCCTGGAAAGCTGGGAGCGTATTGAAGCGCTCGCGGCCACACAGGACCGGGCCGCGCTCGACGCCTATCTGGAAGTCCTCACCCCCGGTGAAGTCGCCCGGGCCTTTTCCCGTCTGGAAGATGAGGCCCTCCGCTCCGTCCTGGTGTTGCTAAGCCCCGAAACGGCGGCGGACCTGATAGAGGAACTCTCCGACACCCAGGGCTCCGACCTGATGGAAGCGCTTCCGGTGGAAGAGGCCGCGGCCATCGTCGACGAGATGGAGAGTCACCACCGCGCCGATATCCTCGGGGAGATGTCCGAAGACGACGCCGAGGCCATCCTGCAGGCGATGGATCCGGAGGAGGCGAAGGACGCCCGGAAACTCCTGGAATACCATGAGAGCGAAGCGGGCGGCATCATGGCCACAGAGTTTGTCTCCTATCCCCAGGATACCTCGGTCGCCGAAGTGCTCAATGATTTCCGCGCCAACGCCGAGCGCTACAGCGACTACGGCGTGCAGTACGCCTACGTAAACAGCGAGAACGGCACGCTTATCGGTGTCGTGCGCCTGCGCGATCTGGTGCTGGCCCCGGCCTGGAAGACCCTGCAGCAGATCATGATCGCGAATCCGCTCTATCTCCAGTCCGATGCCCCCCTGCAGGAAGTCGCCCAGTTTTTCGATCGCTATCCCTTCTACAGCGTCCCCGTGACCGATCCCGACCTGAAAATGGTGGGGGTGATCTGGCGGGCGGATGCGGAAGAGGCCGTGGGCGAGGGCCACGAGAAGAGCCTCATGCGCTTCGGCGGTATTATCGGCGGTGAAGAATTGCGGAGCATGCCCGCGGGCGAGCGCGTGTCCCGCCGGATCATGTGGCTCGGTGTGAATCTGCCTCTCAGCATGATCGCCGCATTTACGCTCCCCATCTTCGAGAAGACCATTCTGGGCTTTCCCGCCGTGCTCTTTTTCATTCCCATCATCGGAAATCTTTGCGGGTGCTCGGGCAATCAGGCGGTGGCCGTGAGTATCCGCGAATTGACGCTGGGCCTGATTCAGCCCCAGGACTTCTGGCGCGTATTGCGCAAGGAATTTGAAGTGGGCCTGATCAACGGCGCCGTGCTGGGCACCACCATCGCCCTCGTCGCCCTGGGCCTGGACTACGTGCGGGGTTCCCACGCTCCCCTGGTGGCCCTCTTCGTGGGCGTCGCCTTCTTTGTGAACACCATCAACGCCGTGTGCCTCGGCGGCATCGTCCCCTTGGCCTTGCGGAAGCTGAAACTCGATCCCGCCCTCGGCGCGCCCCCGGTACTCACGACCCTCACCGATCTTTGCGGCTTCTTCATCCTCCTGGCCCTCACCACGCTCGCCCTCCATCACGGCCTGCTGGAAGTGCCGGCGCCATGA
- a CDS encoding phosphoribosylanthranilate isomerase — protein MTRVKICGITNLEDALAACDAGADALGFVLAPEAKKRNRYIERDAAFEIIEQLPPYVTTVAVTVNESMMTLAGLLTYFDCVQLHGEEEPEDCPPAHVTVKAFRPGPGFGVSDMTRYQARAYLLDAYRTEDRGGTGHQGDWDFAKLAVGTGKPIILAGGLTPENVAEAVRAVRPYAVDTSSGVESAPGKKDHDRIRAFIHNAKTSLA, from the coding sequence ATGACGCGGGTTAAGATTTGCGGAATTACCAATCTGGAAGACGCGCTGGCCGCCTGTGACGCGGGTGCCGACGCGCTCGGATTCGTCCTCGCGCCCGAGGCTAAGAAACGTAACCGCTACATCGAGCGGGATGCCGCCTTTGAGATCATCGAGCAGTTGCCGCCCTACGTCACTACCGTCGCGGTGACGGTCAATGAGTCCATGATGACCCTCGCGGGCCTGCTGACCTATTTCGACTGCGTGCAGCTTCATGGCGAAGAAGAACCCGAAGATTGCCCCCCGGCGCATGTCACTGTCAAGGCTTTTCGTCCCGGCCCGGGCTTCGGCGTGAGTGACATGACACGCTATCAGGCGCGGGCCTATCTCCTCGATGCCTATCGCACCGAAGACCGGGGCGGCACGGGCCATCAGGGCGACTGGGACTTTGCGAAGCTGGCGGTGGGCACCGGAAAACCGATTATTCTCGCGGGCGGACTTACGCCCGAGAACGTGGCCGAGGCCGTGCGCGCCGTGCGCCCCTACGCCGTGGATACGTCGAGTGGGGTGGAATCCGCCCCCGGAAAGAAAGACCATGACCGAATTCGCGCCTTCATCCACAACGCAAAAACATCCCTGGCCTGA
- a CDS encoding Fic family protein, with amino-acid sequence MAPVQYHLGEFPPHSLDWPRLIPLIGPASAGLARYDGLLTAIPNAQILLSPLTTQEAVLSSRIEGTQVTIGEVLEIEADGQSETITQPKRDDAEEVLNYRKAMRACVAELERRPLSQQILRAAHSLLMQGVRGRDQTPGSYRTEQNWIGPKGCLEQEASFVPVSPAHLQQGMDAWEHYLGNTSELDALVQLAIVHVEFEALHPFKDGNGRLGRMMIPLFMFQRKLLSSPDFYMSGYLEANREEYQQRLRAVSRDGDWTGWCAFFLQGIAKQAAENERRARSILALYDRVKTEVADVTHSQHSIRALDFIFQNPIFTSRHFINYSSVPKPTAARILTVLRDESILLTVRKGRGRRPGVFAFRELLNIAEGKEVF; translated from the coding sequence ATGGCTCCAGTTCAATATCATTTGGGGGAGTTTCCCCCGCACTCTCTTGACTGGCCGCGCCTGATCCCGTTGATTGGCCCGGCCAGCGCGGGGTTGGCGCGCTACGATGGATTGTTGACCGCCATTCCCAACGCACAGATTCTGCTTTCTCCGCTTACGACGCAAGAAGCGGTACTATCGTCGAGGATTGAAGGGACGCAAGTTACTATCGGTGAAGTGCTTGAAATTGAGGCGGACGGCCAGTCCGAAACCATCACTCAACCTAAGCGGGACGACGCCGAAGAAGTTCTGAACTACCGCAAAGCGATGCGTGCCTGTGTGGCGGAGTTGGAGCGTCGCCCGCTCTCCCAGCAAATTCTGCGCGCGGCCCACAGCCTGCTGATGCAGGGTGTTCGGGGCCGAGACCAGACCCCTGGAAGTTACCGGACGGAGCAAAACTGGATAGGCCCCAAGGGGTGTTTGGAGCAAGAGGCCAGTTTCGTGCCGGTTTCTCCGGCCCACTTACAACAGGGTATGGACGCATGGGAGCACTATCTCGGAAATACTTCCGAACTCGATGCACTGGTTCAACTGGCGATAGTTCACGTTGAGTTCGAGGCGCTTCACCCGTTTAAGGATGGAAATGGGCGATTGGGTAGGATGATGATTCCGTTGTTTATGTTCCAGCGAAAGCTACTGTCCAGTCCCGACTTTTATATGAGCGGCTATCTCGAAGCCAATCGTGAAGAGTATCAGCAACGTCTTCGCGCCGTTTCGCGCGATGGTGACTGGACCGGGTGGTGTGCTTTTTTTCTACAGGGAATAGCGAAACAAGCGGCCGAGAACGAACGGCGGGCGCGATCTATTCTAGCCCTCTACGACCGGGTTAAGACCGAGGTAGCCGATGTAACACATTCCCAACATTCGATACGCGCCTTGGATTTCATCTTTCAAAATCCCATTTTTACATCACGGCATTTTATTAACTACTCAAGTGTTCCAAAACCGACTGCCGCGCGAATTCTGACTGTATTGCGCGATGAGAGCATTCTGCTAACAGTGCGAAAAGGTCGTGGTAGGCGTCCTGGTGTTTTTGCTTTTCGAGAGCTTCTGAATATTGCCGAGGGCAAAGAGGTATTTTGA
- a CDS encoding DEAD/DEAH box helicase family protein, giving the protein MNESETRAEHIDPALAAAGWGVVPGSRIRREYHITHGRIEGPGRRGKALTADYVLEYRNTKLAVLEAKAWGKALTEGVAQAKDYGGKLALRFAYASNGQGLYEIDLESGDEGAVSAWPTPEELWNRTFAHANAWRDRFAEIPFEDKGGSHPSRYYQDIAIERVLEAVANGEERILLTLATGTGKTFIAFQIAWKLFHARWSLSSMDNGQLTMDNEKAPLRRPRILFLADRNILANQAFNAFSAFPEDALVRIAPEAIRKKGRVPKNGSIFFTIFQTFMSGPPKEGHPSPYFGDYPPDFFDFIIIDECHRGGANDESTWRDILEYFEPAVQLGLTATPKRQGNTDTYRYFGDPVYIYSLKEGINDGFLTPFKVKQIATTLDEYVYTPDDTLIEGEIEAGKRYEEPDFNRIIEIMEREKKRVQIFLDQANPREKTIIFCATQEHALAVRDLVNQMKSVSDPNYCQRVTANDGALGEQHLRDFQDNEKTIPTILTTSQKLSTGVDARNIRNIVLMRPVRSMIEFKQIIGRGTRLYDGKDYFTIYDFVKAHHHFMDPEWDGEPLEPEADSARPRPPRVAEDSENRGEDGEDKAPRKPIKVKLADGKARSIQHMMSTTFWHPDGTPMSAQQFMEALYGKLPDFFKDEAELRTLWSDPATRKKLLEALAEKGFGREQLDEMQRIIDAENSDLFDVLAHVAYALPPESREVRATRARHIIRDQFGSKQQKFLDFVLHHYVSDGVDELDQEKLAPLLRLKYHNSIPDAVADLGQPDDIGRTFAGFQKYLYQGQGMM; this is encoded by the coding sequence ATGAACGAATCGGAAACCCGCGCGGAACACATTGACCCGGCCCTGGCAGCGGCGGGCTGGGGTGTGGTGCCGGGGAGCCGCATCCGCCGTGAGTACCACATCACCCACGGGCGCATCGAGGGTCCGGGCCGTCGCGGAAAGGCCCTGACCGCCGACTATGTGCTGGAATACCGCAACACGAAACTGGCGGTGCTGGAGGCGAAGGCGTGGGGCAAGGCCCTGACGGAGGGCGTGGCCCAGGCGAAGGATTACGGCGGCAAGCTGGCGCTGCGCTTTGCCTATGCGAGCAATGGCCAGGGGCTCTATGAAATCGATCTGGAGTCGGGCGACGAGGGCGCGGTGTCCGCCTGGCCCACGCCGGAGGAACTCTGGAACCGCACTTTTGCCCACGCCAACGCGTGGCGCGATCGCTTCGCGGAAATCCCCTTTGAAGACAAAGGTGGATCCCACCCGAGCCGCTACTATCAGGACATCGCCATCGAGCGGGTGCTGGAGGCCGTGGCGAATGGGGAGGAGCGAATCCTCCTGACGCTGGCCACGGGCACGGGAAAAACTTTCATCGCCTTCCAGATCGCGTGGAAGCTCTTCCACGCGCGCTGGAGTCTTTCTTCAATGGACAATGGACAATTGACAATGGACAACGAAAAAGCCCCATTGCGTCGTCCACGAATTCTCTTTTTAGCAGACCGCAATATATTGGCGAATCAGGCGTTTAATGCGTTTTCCGCATTCCCCGAGGATGCGCTGGTAAGAATCGCGCCGGAGGCCATTCGGAAGAAGGGGCGGGTTCCGAAGAACGGGAGCATCTTCTTTACCATCTTCCAGACCTTCATGAGCGGTCCGCCGAAGGAGGGACACCCTTCGCCGTATTTTGGCGATTACCCGCCGGACTTCTTCGACTTCATCATCATCGACGAGTGCCACCGGGGCGGTGCGAACGATGAGAGCACGTGGCGGGACATTCTTGAGTACTTCGAACCGGCGGTGCAGCTCGGTCTGACGGCAACGCCCAAGCGCCAGGGCAATACCGATACCTACCGTTATTTCGGCGATCCGGTCTATATCTATTCGCTGAAGGAAGGCATCAACGACGGCTTTCTCACGCCGTTCAAGGTGAAGCAAATCGCCACGACGCTGGACGAGTATGTCTACACGCCCGACGACACCTTGATCGAAGGCGAGATCGAGGCGGGCAAGCGCTACGAAGAGCCGGACTTCAACCGTATCATCGAGATCATGGAGCGGGAGAAGAAGCGCGTGCAGATCTTCCTGGACCAGGCCAACCCGCGCGAAAAAACCATCATCTTCTGCGCCACCCAGGAGCACGCCCTGGCCGTGCGCGACCTCGTCAACCAGATGAAGTCGGTCTCCGACCCCAACTACTGCCAGCGGGTCACGGCGAACGACGGGGCGCTCGGCGAACAGCACCTGCGGGATTTCCAGGACAACGAGAAGACCATCCCCACGATCCTGACCACCTCACAGAAGCTTTCCACGGGCGTGGATGCGCGGAACATCCGCAATATCGTACTGATGCGGCCCGTGCGCTCCATGATCGAGTTCAAGCAGATCATCGGGCGCGGCACACGGCTCTACGACGGCAAGGATTACTTCACGATCTACGACTTCGTGAAGGCCCACCACCATTTCATGGATCCCGAGTGGGACGGCGAGCCCCTGGAGCCGGAGGCCGACTCGGCCCGACCGCGTCCGCCCCGTGTTGCCGAGGATTCTGAAAATAGGGGTGAGGACGGCGAGGACAAGGCACCGAGAAAGCCCATCAAGGTGAAACTGGCCGATGGCAAGGCCCGCAGCATCCAGCACATGATGAGTACCACTTTCTGGCACCCCGACGGCACGCCCATGTCCGCCCAGCAGTTCATGGAGGCACTCTACGGCAAGCTGCCGGACTTCTTCAAAGACGAGGCGGAGTTGCGGACGCTGTGGAGCGATCCGGCGACGCGAAAGAAACTGTTGGAGGCCCTGGCGGAAAAGGGCTTTGGCCGCGAGCAGTTGGACGAGATGCAGCGTATTATTGATGCCGAAAACAGCGATCTCTTCGACGTATTGGCCCACGTGGCCTATGCGCTGCCGCCCGAGAGCCGCGAAGTGCGGGCTACTCGTGCGCGGCACATTATCCGAGACCAGTTCGGCTCAAAGCAGCAGAAATTCCTCGATTTCGTGCTGCACCACTATGTGAGCGATGGCGTGGACGAACTGGATCAGGAAAAACTGGCCCCGCTGCTGCGACTCAAGTACCACAACTCCATTCCGGACGCCGTCGCAGATCTGGGCCAGCCCGACGACATCGGTCGGACCTTCGCCGGATTTCAGAAGTATCTCTACCAGGGGCAGGGGATGATGTAG
- a CDS encoding 1-deoxy-D-xylulose-5-phosphate synthase, whose product MALLDTINSPADLKSLSLNQLETLASELRERVLEVVNHNGGHLSAPLGVVELTLALHYVYNVGHDQLIWDVGHQCYPHKLLTGRREVFDSIRKKDGISGYPKICESDYDCFGTGHSSTSISAAVGMAIARDQLKEDYQVVALIGDGAITGGMAFEGLSHAGHLGLDMLVILNDNEMSISPNASALNQYFNRMIMAEPYKRAKEDAGSFVKKIIGNRMTRAIQDIEKSVKNYITKGALFQELGVNYIGPVDGHDLPLLIECLSSIKKMRGPILLHCRTEKGKGLKAAEEDPLKYHGVSPLAIKPAEEEGEPLPAVGENGGHAVTFTDAFVEAMLEAGAADSRVVGITAAMPTGTGLSKFEEVYPDRFFDVGICEQHAVTMAAGMAARGLRPVAAIYSTFLQRGYDQLIHDVCIQKLPVVFALDRAGLVGEDSPTQNGTFDLSFLRCVPDLQVLAPRDALDTKLMVKWALQQDGAVAIRYARGKAPNIGAEEGRDITQGEILREGTDATFLVIGPCAQACLDAAERLAAEGYSVGVADARFVKPLDTALLDSLLDRPIITVEENTLDGGFGSAVMEYFANTGKLHELQIHRMGIPDIFSEQATRAEQLAAHNLHAEGLYKEAMAVLKEHAANPVN is encoded by the coding sequence ATGGCACTGCTGGATACGATAAATTCCCCCGCCGATCTTAAATCCCTCTCCCTCAACCAGTTGGAGACCCTGGCCAGCGAGCTGCGGGAGCGGGTACTGGAGGTGGTCAACCACAATGGCGGCCACCTCTCCGCCCCGCTGGGCGTGGTCGAGCTGACCCTTGCACTCCACTACGTCTATAACGTGGGTCATGACCAGCTCATCTGGGATGTGGGCCACCAGTGCTACCCCCACAAGCTGCTCACGGGCCGCCGCGAGGTTTTTGACTCCATCCGCAAGAAGGACGGGATCAGCGGCTACCCCAAGATCTGCGAAAGCGACTACGACTGCTTCGGCACCGGCCACTCCTCCACGTCCATTTCCGCCGCGGTGGGCATGGCCATTGCCCGCGACCAGCTTAAGGAAGACTATCAGGTCGTCGCCCTCATCGGGGATGGCGCCATCACGGGCGGCATGGCCTTTGAGGGCCTGAGCCACGCGGGACACCTGGGCCTCGACATGCTCGTCATCCTCAATGACAACGAGATGTCCATCTCCCCCAACGCCAGCGCGCTGAATCAGTACTTCAACCGGATGATCATGGCGGAGCCCTACAAGCGCGCCAAGGAAGACGCCGGCAGCTTTGTGAAGAAAATCATCGGCAATCGCATGACCCGGGCGATCCAGGACATCGAGAAGTCGGTCAAGAACTACATCACCAAAGGGGCGCTCTTTCAGGAGCTGGGCGTCAATTACATTGGCCCGGTGGACGGCCACGATCTGCCCCTGCTCATCGAATGCCTCTCCAGCATCAAGAAGATGCGCGGCCCGATCCTGCTCCACTGCCGCACGGAAAAAGGCAAGGGACTCAAGGCGGCCGAGGAAGATCCCCTCAAGTACCACGGCGTCTCCCCCCTCGCCATCAAGCCCGCCGAAGAAGAGGGCGAGCCCCTGCCCGCCGTGGGCGAAAACGGTGGCCACGCCGTAACCTTTACCGATGCCTTCGTGGAAGCCATGCTGGAAGCGGGCGCCGCGGACAGCCGCGTGGTCGGCATCACCGCCGCCATGCCCACGGGCACGGGCCTCTCCAAGTTTGAAGAGGTCTACCCCGACCGATTTTTCGATGTAGGCATTTGCGAGCAGCACGCCGTCACCATGGCCGCCGGTATGGCCGCCAGGGGCCTCCGTCCCGTCGCCGCCATCTACTCCACCTTCCTCCAGCGCGGCTACGACCAGCTCATCCACGACGTGTGCATTCAAAAACTGCCCGTCGTCTTTGCACTGGACCGCGCCGGCCTCGTGGGCGAAGACAGCCCCACGCAGAACGGCACCTTCGACCTGTCGTTCCTGCGCTGCGTGCCCGATCTTCAAGTCCTCGCACCGCGCGATGCGCTGGACACGAAGCTCATGGTCAAGTGGGCGCTCCAACAGGATGGCGCCGTGGCCATTCGCTACGCCCGGGGCAAGGCCCCAAATATCGGCGCCGAAGAGGGACGGGATATCACACAGGGCGAAATCCTGCGCGAAGGGACAGACGCCACCTTCCTCGTGATCGGCCCCTGCGCCCAGGCCTGCCTCGACGCCGCCGAACGCCTCGCCGCCGAGGGCTACTCCGTCGGCGTGGCCGATGCCCGCTTCGTGAAGCCGCTGGACACGGCGCTGCTCGACAGCCTCCTGGACCGGCCAATCATCACCGTGGAAGAAAACACCCTCGACGGCGGCTTCGGCTCCGCCGTGATGGAGTACTTCGCCAATACAGGCAAGCTCCACGAGCTCCAGATTCACCGCATGGGGATTCCCGACATCTTCAGCGAGCAAGCCACCCGCGCCGAGCAGCTAGCCGCCCACAACCTCCACGCCGAGGGGCTGTACAAAGAGGCCATGGCGGTGCTGAAAGAACACGCGGCCAATCCGGTGAACTGA